Proteins encoded within one genomic window of Candidatus Brevundimonas colombiensis:
- a CDS encoding prolyl oligopeptidase family serine peptidase: MIRSSAAVLAALLASTSLTSVAMAQTTTSAPAASTGFATSEATDPYIWLEDVEGDRAMEWVRAHNAHSLGVLQGDPRYETLHQQALEIVQSQDRIPSPGFTHDGHIDNFWQDAQHVRGVWRRTTLDSYRTATPQWETILDFDALAAAEGQNWVYKGATCLQPEERYCLISLSNGGKDAVTLREFDSVERRFVEGGIVLPESKGGASWIDKDTLLVSRDFGSGTLTDSGYPMVVKRMTRGQSLDQAQTLFTGQPTDVSVSGYTLRDADGVVKAVLINRSVDFYSSETWRVADDGALTQLQLPAKSDISGLVDGRLLVSLKQDWTAPSGQDFKTGDLIAWPLETWLADPATPARLVLRPTERQAIEGVNVTRNRLVVALYDNVRGSVRVYTPSPRGSDGEWAHTTLDLPQNVSVGVGSASEKDDKVFVTVTGYLNPSSLWLADAATGAVDQVKSMPAKFDATGMTVDQHEARSADGTMIPYFVVHRADMPLDGSNPTLLYGYGGFESSLLPGYSATVGKLWLERGGVYVIANTRGGGEFGPRWHEAALQQNRQRAHEDFQAVALDLIARDITSQPKLGIMGGSQGGLFMGAMLTQRPDLINAAVIQVPLFDMLRFHKLLAGASWKGEYGDPDIPEQRAWIEQYSPYQNLRAGQPYPEVFIHTSTKDDRVHPGHARKAAARLEELGYPVLFYENTDGGHAAGANLRETARRLALEYTYLSRRLMDTPAQQ; this comes from the coding sequence ATGATCCGTTCCTCCGCCGCCGTCCTTGCGGCCCTTCTTGCCTCCACCAGCCTGACATCGGTAGCCATGGCCCAAACGACGACTTCGGCGCCTGCCGCCTCTACAGGTTTTGCGACCAGCGAAGCGACCGATCCCTATATCTGGCTGGAGGATGTCGAAGGCGACCGGGCGATGGAATGGGTGCGCGCCCACAACGCCCATTCGCTGGGCGTGCTGCAGGGCGACCCCCGCTACGAGACCCTGCATCAACAGGCGCTAGAGATCGTTCAGTCGCAGGACCGGATCCCGTCGCCAGGCTTCACCCATGACGGCCATATCGACAACTTCTGGCAGGACGCGCAGCACGTCCGCGGCGTATGGCGCCGCACGACGCTGGACAGCTACCGCACCGCGACGCCGCAGTGGGAGACGATCCTGGACTTCGACGCCCTGGCGGCGGCCGAGGGCCAGAACTGGGTCTATAAGGGCGCGACCTGCCTCCAGCCCGAGGAGCGCTACTGCCTGATCAGCCTGTCGAACGGCGGCAAGGACGCGGTGACCCTGCGCGAGTTCGACAGCGTCGAGCGCAGGTTCGTCGAGGGCGGCATCGTCCTGCCCGAATCCAAGGGCGGCGCATCATGGATCGACAAGGACACGCTGTTGGTCTCGCGCGACTTCGGTTCCGGCACCCTGACCGATTCCGGCTATCCGATGGTGGTCAAGCGGATGACGCGCGGCCAGAGCCTGGATCAGGCCCAGACCCTGTTCACGGGCCAGCCGACCGACGTCTCGGTGTCGGGCTATACGCTGCGCGACGCCGACGGGGTGGTGAAGGCGGTCCTGATCAACCGTTCGGTGGACTTCTATTCGTCCGAGACCTGGCGCGTCGCCGACGACGGCGCCCTGACCCAGCTGCAACTGCCGGCCAAGTCCGACATCAGCGGCCTGGTCGATGGCCGGCTTCTGGTGTCGTTGAAGCAGGACTGGACCGCGCCATCGGGACAGGACTTCAAGACCGGCGATCTGATCGCCTGGCCGCTGGAGACCTGGCTGGCCGATCCGGCGACCCCGGCCCGACTGGTGCTGCGCCCGACCGAGCGTCAGGCGATCGAGGGCGTCAACGTCACCCGCAACCGTCTGGTCGTGGCCCTGTATGACAATGTGCGCGGTTCGGTGCGGGTCTATACGCCCAGTCCCCGGGGAAGCGATGGCGAATGGGCGCATACGACGCTGGACCTGCCCCAGAACGTCTCGGTCGGCGTCGGCTCGGCCTCGGAGAAGGACGACAAGGTCTTCGTCACCGTCACCGGCTATCTGAACCCATCCAGCCTGTGGCTGGCCGATGCGGCCACCGGCGCGGTCGATCAGGTCAAGTCCATGCCTGCCAAGTTCGACGCGACGGGCATGACGGTGGACCAGCACGAGGCGCGATCCGCCGACGGGACCATGATCCCCTATTTCGTGGTGCACAGGGCGGACATGCCGCTGGACGGCTCCAACCCCACGCTGCTGTACGGCTATGGCGGGTTCGAAAGCTCGCTGCTGCCCGGCTATTCGGCGACGGTCGGCAAGCTGTGGCTGGAGCGGGGCGGCGTCTATGTCATCGCCAATACGCGCGGCGGCGGCGAGTTCGGCCCCCGCTGGCACGAGGCGGCCCTGCAACAGAACCGCCAGCGCGCGCATGAGGATTTCCAGGCCGTGGCCCTGGACCTGATCGCCCGCGACATCACCAGCCAGCCCAAGCTGGGGATCATGGGCGGCTCGCAGGGCGGGCTGTTCATGGGGGCGATGCTGACCCAGCGCCCGGACCTGATCAACGCCGCCGTCATCCAGGTGCCCCTGTTCGACATGCTGCGCTTCCACAAGCTGCTGGCGGGCGCCAGCTGGAAGGGCGAATACGGCGACCCGGACATCCCCGAACAGCGCGCCTGGATCGAGCAATATTCGCCCTATCAGAACCTGCGCGCGGGCCAGCCCTATCCCGAGGTCTTCATCCACACCTCGACCAAGGACGACCGCGTCCACCCCGGCCATGCCAGAAAGGCGGCGGCGCGGCTTGAAGAGCTGGGCTATCCGGTGCTGTTCTACGAAAACACCGACGGCGGCCACGCGGCCGGGGCCAACCTGCGCGAAACCGCCCGGCGTCTGGCGCTGGAATACACCTATCTGTCGCGACGCCTGATGGACACGCCGGCGCAGCAGTAG
- a CDS encoding prolyl oligopeptidase family serine peptidase, with protein MRHLILSAAIPALLMGACATVPVENDAWATHDPERMGPPPGYPHNLTPAGVAAADDHLALEQVDGAEAMAFVAAENRKSLAALTGDPRYETFRAEAQAILTATDRIPSPSFLGDGIANFWQDATNPKGVWRRTTLASYRTATPRWETLLDIDALSKAEGKDWVFKGADCLAPDDTRCLISLSDGGKDAVVVREFDIPTKRFIDDGFRLPEGKHRIEWLDRDTLLVATDFGPENGKPTMTESGYPFIVKTLKRGQTLAQATEVYRGEQSDGGYGVSPAVYRDKAGRVTAVIITRPLDTFRSDTMLLTPQGPVRLALPARVSLHGVMQTLPIQNLGSGLLVATVEENWTTPWNETVKAGSLIAVGLGRILTPTPGVRLDVVASTDPVIVFQPSQRQAINDVSVFDGALVASINDSVRGRLVRFQFGGSNGWSDQPIQVADNLSVSLGDSSKSRGEVFVSTQGFLVPPTLSLADADSATLTTLKSAPAKFDASRDVTEQYEATSADGTKIPYFITRPRDMKLDGSNPTIMLGYGGFQVSLNPAYKPEMGKLWLERGGVFVQANIRGGGEFGPDWHQAALKENRQRAFDDFAAVARDLEQRGVTSPRRLGIYGRSNGGVLTSVSITQHPELFNAAVIESPLVDMLRYQDLPAGASWIGEYGDPRIPTDAAFIARYSAYQQLRPGAAYPRVYLTTNTRDDRVHPGHARKFAARLGDLGYDHLYYEDTAGGHSNDADPVANARRWARHYVYLSQQLMD; from the coding sequence ATGCGTCACCTGATCCTGTCCGCCGCCATCCCGGCGCTTCTGATGGGCGCCTGCGCGACTGTCCCTGTCGAAAATGACGCCTGGGCGACTCATGATCCCGAGCGCATGGGGCCGCCGCCTGGATATCCTCACAACCTGACCCCGGCCGGCGTCGCCGCCGCCGACGATCATCTGGCGCTGGAGCAGGTGGACGGGGCCGAGGCCATGGCCTTCGTCGCGGCGGAAAACCGGAAGTCGCTGGCCGCCCTGACCGGCGATCCGCGCTATGAGACCTTCCGGGCCGAGGCGCAGGCCATCCTGACCGCCACCGACCGCATCCCCAGCCCATCCTTCCTTGGGGACGGGATCGCCAACTTCTGGCAGGACGCGACCAATCCCAAGGGCGTATGGCGGCGAACCACGCTGGCCAGCTATCGCACCGCTACGCCCCGGTGGGAGACGCTGCTGGACATCGACGCCCTGTCGAAGGCCGAAGGCAAGGACTGGGTGTTCAAGGGCGCCGACTGCCTGGCCCCCGACGACACCCGCTGCCTGATCAGCCTGTCGGACGGCGGCAAGGACGCGGTGGTGGTGCGCGAGTTCGACATCCCGACCAAACGGTTCATCGACGATGGATTCCGCCTGCCCGAGGGCAAGCACCGCATCGAATGGCTGGACCGCGACACGCTTCTGGTCGCCACCGACTTCGGCCCAGAGAACGGCAAGCCGACGATGACCGAGTCCGGCTATCCCTTCATCGTCAAGACCCTGAAGCGCGGCCAGACCCTGGCCCAGGCGACCGAGGTCTATCGCGGCGAACAGTCGGACGGCGGCTACGGCGTCAGCCCCGCCGTCTATCGCGACAAGGCCGGCCGGGTCACGGCCGTCATCATCACCCGCCCGCTGGACACGTTCCGGTCGGACACCATGCTTCTTACGCCGCAGGGGCCGGTTCGACTGGCGCTTCCCGCCAGGGTCAGCCTGCACGGCGTGATGCAAACACTTCCGATCCAAAACCTCGGGTCTGGTTTGCTGGTCGCAACCGTCGAGGAGAACTGGACCACCCCGTGGAACGAAACCGTCAAGGCCGGAAGCCTGATCGCAGTCGGTCTCGGACGGATTCTCACGCCGACGCCCGGCGTGCGTCTCGACGTCGTCGCATCCACGGATCCGGTGATCGTCTTCCAGCCCTCGCAACGCCAGGCCATCAATGATGTAAGCGTCTTCGACGGCGCATTGGTCGCTTCGATCAATGACAGCGTGCGCGGCCGTCTTGTTCGGTTCCAGTTCGGCGGATCAAACGGGTGGAGCGACCAACCCATTCAGGTTGCGGATAATCTTTCGGTCAGCCTTGGCGATTCCTCCAAGTCGCGCGGCGAGGTCTTCGTTTCGACCCAGGGCTTCCTCGTGCCGCCGACCCTCAGCCTGGCCGATGCGGACTCTGCGACCCTGACAACGTTGAAATCCGCCCCGGCCAAGTTCGACGCCTCGCGCGACGTGACCGAACAGTATGAGGCCACCTCGGCCGACGGGACCAAAATCCCCTATTTCATCACCCGTCCGCGCGACATGAAGCTGGACGGGTCGAACCCGACCATCATGCTGGGCTACGGCGGGTTCCAGGTCAGCCTGAACCCGGCCTACAAGCCCGAGATGGGCAAGCTGTGGCTGGAGCGGGGCGGCGTCTTCGTTCAGGCCAATATCCGCGGCGGCGGCGAGTTCGGTCCCGACTGGCACCAGGCCGCATTGAAGGAGAACCGTCAGCGCGCCTTCGACGACTTCGCCGCCGTGGCCCGCGATCTGGAGCAGCGCGGCGTCACCAGCCCGCGCCGCCTGGGCATCTATGGCCGCTCGAACGGCGGGGTGTTGACCTCGGTGTCGATCACCCAGCACCCGGAACTGTTCAATGCGGCGGTGATCGAAAGTCCGCTGGTGGACATGCTGCGCTATCAGGACCTGCCCGCAGGCGCCTCCTGGATCGGCGAATACGGCGACCCGCGTATCCCAACGGACGCCGCCTTCATCGCCCGCTATTCGGCCTATCAGCAGCTGCGGCCCGGCGCCGCCTATCCGCGCGTCTATCTGACCACCAACACCCGCGACGACCGCGTCCACCCCGGCCATGCGCGCAAGTTCGCCGCCCGTCTGGGCGACCTGGGCTATGACCACCTCTATTACGAGGACACGGCGGGCGGTCACTCCAACGACGCCGATCCGGTGGCCAACGCCCGCCGCTGGGCCCGCCACTATGTCTATCTGTCGCAACAGCTGATGGATTGA
- a CDS encoding DUF1223 domain-containing protein — protein MKTTGWVIAGTVIAGALVSAGASAQPMRARPAAAVRHAASNAPPVVIELFTAQGCGSCLEANAAVERAANDRGVIALTYGVDYWDYLGWTDTFAQPKFSERQRAYRSALRLRGVSTPEVVIDGRRQMSGAHAAQLEAAIGEEASRLNWPPQIEFRETGDQVGVGSGRAPAGGAEVIAVTYTPGPQVVQVRTGENRGQAVRHINVVRDIKRLGDWRGRPVLFSVPRAAEGEAVVVLVQAKTDRQIIGAATQD, from the coding sequence ATGAAAACCACAGGCTGGGTCATTGCGGGCACGGTGATTGCGGGCGCCCTTGTGTCGGCAGGCGCCTCGGCCCAGCCGATGCGCGCGCGTCCCGCCGCCGCCGTCCGCCATGCCGCCAGCAATGCGCCGCCGGTGGTGATCGAGCTGTTCACCGCCCAGGGCTGCGGCAGCTGCCTTGAGGCCAATGCGGCGGTCGAGCGGGCGGCGAACGATCGGGGCGTGATCGCCCTGACCTATGGCGTCGACTATTGGGACTATCTGGGCTGGACCGACACCTTCGCCCAGCCCAAGTTTTCGGAGCGTCAGCGCGCCTATCGTTCGGCGCTTCGCCTGCGCGGCGTCTCGACGCCCGAAGTGGTCATCGACGGCCGCCGCCAGATGTCGGGCGCCCACGCCGCGCAGCTGGAAGCCGCCATCGGCGAAGAGGCCAGCCGCCTGAACTGGCCGCCCCAGATCGAGTTCCGAGAGACCGGCGACCAGGTCGGCGTCGGCTCGGGCCGGGCGCCCGCAGGCGGCGCCGAGGTCATCGCCGTCACCTACACCCCCGGCCCCCAGGTGGTTCAGGTCCGCACCGGCGAGAACCGGGGCCAGGCCGTGCGTCACATCAATGTGGTGCGCGACATCAAACGCCTGGGCGACTGGCGCGGCCGTCCGGTGCTGTTTTCCGTGCCCCGCGCCGCCGAGGGCGAAGCCGTCGTCGTTCTGGTTCAGGCCAAGACCGATCGTCAGATCATCGGCGCGGCGACGCAGGACTAG
- a CDS encoding SDR family oxidoreductase, producing MSILINKVAVITGASSGIGAAAARLFAQEGAAVVVSARRRDRLDALVADIQDAGGQAAAVVGDVTDPALSEELVATAVERFGGLDIALNNAGAIGSSAATPEISLEQWRETLDVNLTGAFLGARAQIPAMLARGGGSLIFTSTFVGPVLGLPGMAAYAAAKAGIVGMSRVIAAEFGPKGVRSNCILPGGVDTETGREFANTPEIVAFVQNMHALKRMGTPEEIARAALFLASDASSFMTGSAMLVDGGVTINKT from the coding sequence ATGTCCATTCTCATCAACAAGGTCGCCGTCATCACCGGCGCCAGTTCCGGCATCGGCGCCGCCGCCGCACGATTGTTCGCACAGGAGGGGGCGGCGGTCGTGGTCTCCGCCCGCCGCCGCGACCGGTTGGACGCCCTGGTCGCCGACATTCAGGACGCGGGCGGACAGGCCGCGGCCGTGGTCGGGGACGTCACCGATCCCGCCCTGTCGGAGGAACTGGTCGCCACGGCCGTCGAACGGTTCGGCGGGCTGGACATCGCCCTGAACAATGCGGGCGCGATCGGGTCCAGCGCTGCGACGCCCGAAATCAGTCTGGAGCAATGGCGCGAGACCCTGGACGTCAATCTGACCGGCGCCTTTCTGGGCGCCCGCGCGCAGATTCCGGCCATGCTGGCGCGGGGCGGCGGGTCGTTGATCTTCACCTCGACCTTCGTCGGTCCGGTTCTGGGGCTGCCGGGCATGGCCGCCTATGCCGCCGCCAAGGCCGGAATCGTGGGCATGTCGCGCGTCATAGCGGCCGAGTTCGGACCCAAGGGGGTGCGCAGCAACTGCATCCTGCCGGGCGGCGTGGATACCGAGACGGGGCGAGAGTTCGCCAATACGCCCGAGATCGTCGCCTTTGTTCAGAACATGCATGCTCTGAAACGGATGGGCACGCCGGAGGAGATCGCCAGGGCCGCCCTGTTTCTGGCCTCCGACGCGTCCAGCTTCATGACGGGATCGGCGATGCTGGTCGATGGCGGCGTGACCATCAACAAGACCTGA
- a CDS encoding phosphotransferase family protein translates to MTDASSPDAPAPDLDAQGAFSGTREVDPRYQLDDAALDAWMTGHVPGYAGPLTVRQFKGGQSNPTYELTTPTAAYVLRRKPPGVLLPSAHAVDREYQVISALAAQGFPVAQPHALCLDEGVIGSIFYVMDKVEGRIFWDLKLPGLTPPERRAIYEAQTDTLARLHAFDPAAIGLADYGKAGNYFARQVGRWTKQYRASEIEPIAAMDRLIAFLPDSLPAEGPSRIVHGDFRLDNMILAPAKTENGAEVRAVLDWELSTLGDPMADFSYLLIGWAIPASLRNGLAGADLEALGIPSVEETVERYAAATGMRPANLDWLYAYNLFRLAAICQGIAGRVRDGTAASAHARTMAAQVGPLSDAAWGFAKKAGA, encoded by the coding sequence ATGACCGACGCCTCCTCTCCCGACGCCCCCGCCCCCGACCTGGATGCTCAAGGCGCATTTTCCGGCACGCGTGAGGTCGACCCGCGCTATCAGTTGGACGACGCGGCGCTGGACGCCTGGATGACGGGACACGTCCCGGGCTACGCCGGTCCCCTGACCGTGCGCCAATTCAAGGGCGGACAGTCCAACCCGACCTATGAGCTGACCACGCCGACGGCCGCCTATGTGCTGCGACGCAAGCCGCCCGGCGTCCTCTTGCCCAGCGCCCATGCGGTGGACCGCGAATATCAGGTCATCTCCGCCCTGGCCGCCCAGGGGTTTCCGGTGGCCCAGCCCCACGCCCTTTGTCTGGACGAAGGCGTCATCGGCTCGATCTTCTATGTGATGGATAAGGTCGAGGGGCGGATTTTCTGGGATCTGAAGCTGCCCGGCCTGACGCCGCCCGAACGGCGCGCCATCTATGAGGCCCAGACCGACACTCTGGCGCGACTGCACGCCTTCGACCCCGCCGCCATCGGCCTGGCGGACTATGGCAAGGCCGGAAACTATTTCGCGCGTCAGGTCGGGCGCTGGACCAAACAGTATCGCGCCTCCGAGATTGAGCCGATCGCCGCGATGGATCGGCTGATCGCCTTCCTGCCCGACAGTCTGCCGGCAGAGGGGCCAAGCCGGATCGTCCATGGTGACTTCCGGCTGGACAATATGATCCTGGCGCCCGCCAAGACCGAAAATGGGGCCGAGGTTCGGGCCGTGCTGGACTGGGAGTTGTCGACCCTGGGCGATCCGATGGCCGACTTCTCCTATCTGCTGATCGGCTGGGCCATTCCCGCCAGCCTGCGCAACGGCCTGGCCGGGGCGGACCTTGAGGCGCTGGGCATTCCCTCCGTCGAGGAGACGGTCGAACGCTACGCCGCCGCCACCGGGATGCGGCCCGCCAACCTGGATTGGCTCTATGCCTATAACCTGTTCCGTCTGGCGGCCATCTGCCAGGGCATCGCAGGCCGTGTCCGCGACGGCACCGCCGCCAGCGCCCACGCCCGGACCATGGCCGCACAGGTCGGCCCGCTCAGCGACGCGGCCTGGGGTTTCGCGAAGAAGGCGGGCGCCTGA
- the glpK gene encoding glycerol kinase GlpK, translating into MSLILAIDQGTTSTRAIAFEIAGPAGQGGSGRAADDLRPVAVSQIELAQHFPRSGWVEHDAAEIWSATLQTCREVVRKAGGVARFDAIGITNQRETAVVWDATSGEPLHRAIVWQDRRTADVTARLTAEGHEPKVQTATGLILDPYFSATKFAWLLDAVPDGRERAARGEVKLGTIDAWLIWKLTGGRVHATDATNAARTALMDLKTVQWRDDLCALFDVPRAALPNIVPCAGVIGESDPVLFGRPLPIAGSAGDQQAALVGHGALTPGDAKITYGTGAFLVANVGDWPVASTRRLLGTLGYQAGGRTAYALEGSIFSAGSAIQWLRDGVGMISQSRQSEAMAQDLPDNGGVYLVPGFTGLGAPWWEPEARGTIIGLTRDSGPAHFVRAALESLAYQTRDLLDALAEDGAPPLKTLKVDGGVTANSFAMQFVADICDVEVERPAFQEMTALGAARLAALGVGLVPDLEARPAEAPARWTPRMRQAERERLLSGWRRAVKAAIIAAPNRA; encoded by the coding sequence ATGAGCCTGATCCTCGCCATCGACCAGGGCACGACCTCGACGCGGGCGATCGCCTTCGAGATCGCCGGGCCAGCCGGACAGGGCGGATCGGGCCGGGCGGCGGACGACCTGCGTCCCGTCGCGGTCAGCCAGATCGAACTGGCCCAGCATTTCCCGCGATCCGGCTGGGTGGAGCACGATGCCGCCGAAATCTGGAGCGCGACGCTTCAGACCTGCCGCGAGGTGGTTCGCAAGGCTGGCGGCGTGGCCCGGTTCGACGCCATCGGCATCACCAACCAGCGCGAGACGGCGGTGGTCTGGGATGCGACGTCGGGCGAGCCGCTGCACCGCGCCATCGTCTGGCAGGACCGCCGCACGGCCGACGTCACCGCGCGCCTGACAGCCGAAGGCCATGAGCCGAAGGTGCAGACGGCGACCGGCCTGATCCTGGACCCCTATTTTTCAGCGACCAAGTTCGCCTGGCTGCTGGACGCCGTCCCGGACGGGCGCGAGCGAGCGGCGCGAGGCGAGGTCAAACTGGGAACCATCGACGCCTGGCTGATCTGGAAACTGACCGGCGGGCGGGTCCATGCGACCGACGCCACCAACGCCGCGCGCACCGCCCTGATGGACCTGAAGACGGTCCAGTGGCGCGACGACCTGTGCGCCCTGTTCGACGTGCCGCGCGCGGCCCTGCCGAACATCGTGCCCTGCGCAGGCGTGATCGGAGAGAGCGACCCGGTCCTGTTCGGCCGGCCCCTGCCCATCGCCGGATCGGCGGGCGACCAGCAGGCGGCCCTGGTTGGTCACGGCGCCCTGACGCCGGGCGACGCCAAGATCACCTATGGTACAGGCGCCTTTCTGGTCGCCAATGTCGGCGACTGGCCCGTCGCCTCGACCCGACGCCTGTTGGGCACCCTGGGCTATCAGGCCGGTGGCCGGACCGCCTATGCGCTGGAGGGCTCCATCTTTTCGGCCGGGTCGGCCATCCAGTGGTTGAGGGACGGGGTCGGCATGATCTCGCAATCGCGTCAGTCCGAGGCGATGGCGCAGGACCTGCCCGACAACGGCGGCGTTTATCTGGTCCCGGGCTTCACCGGCCTGGGCGCGCCGTGGTGGGAGCCGGAGGCGCGCGGGACCATCATCGGCCTGACGCGGGATTCCGGCCCGGCTCATTTCGTCCGTGCGGCGCTGGAGTCCTTGGCCTATCAGACGCGCGATCTGCTGGACGCCCTGGCCGAGGACGGCGCCCCGCCGCTGAAGACGCTGAAGGTGGACGGCGGGGTCACCGCCAACAGTTTCGCCATGCAGTTCGTCGCCGACATCTGCGACGTCGAGGTGGAACGGCCCGCCTTCCAGGAGATGACCGCCCTGGGTGCCGCCCGGCTGGCCGCCCTGGGCGTCGGCCTGGTCCCCGATCTGGAGGCCCGCCCGGCCGAGGCCCCGGCGCGCTGGACCCCGCGCATGCGCCAGGCCGAGCGCGAACGGCTGCTTTCCGGCTGGCGTCGCGCGGTGAAGGCCGCCATCATCGCCGCGCCGAACCGGGCCTGA
- a CDS encoding threonine/serine dehydratase: MTTHRPSYEGVLDAARQIDGVAVRTPLIESPALNAAVGGRVLMKAETLQRTGAFKFRGAYNRISRLTAEEKRRGVVAFSSGNHAQGVAAAAALIGAPAVIVMPSDSPQVKVDGVIAFGGEVRMYDRWTENRQAIGAALAAERGAVLVPPFDDPFIIEGQGTVALEVLDQADAPLDQLLCGASGGGLMAGINLVMAERSPATSVLVVEPESFDDTARSLAAGERVGHPQGAPSICDALMAPTPGELTWPINRRLAGAVAVSDAEVAEAMRFAFRHLKLVIEPGGAVSLAALLTGKVTAKGRMTAIILSGANVDPALYAQIIESRFTA, translated from the coding sequence ATGACCACGCACCGGCCCAGCTATGAAGGCGTTCTGGACGCCGCCCGCCAGATCGACGGCGTCGCCGTCCGTACGCCCTTGATCGAAAGCCCCGCCCTGAACGCCGCCGTCGGGGGGCGGGTGCTGATGAAGGCCGAGACCCTGCAACGCACCGGAGCTTTCAAGTTTCGCGGGGCGTACAATCGCATCAGCCGCCTGACGGCCGAGGAGAAGCGGCGCGGCGTAGTGGCCTTTTCTTCCGGCAACCACGCTCAGGGCGTCGCCGCCGCCGCCGCCCTGATCGGCGCGCCGGCCGTCATCGTCATGCCGTCGGACTCGCCCCAGGTGAAGGTCGATGGGGTGATCGCCTTCGGCGGCGAGGTGCGGATGTATGATCGCTGGACCGAGAACCGCCAGGCCATCGGCGCGGCCCTGGCCGCCGAGCGAGGCGCCGTTCTGGTTCCCCCCTTCGACGACCCCTTCATCATCGAGGGCCAGGGAACCGTAGCCCTTGAGGTTCTGGATCAGGCGGATGCCCCGTTGGATCAGTTGCTTTGCGGCGCGTCAGGCGGCGGGCTGATGGCCGGGATCAATCTGGTCATGGCCGAACGCAGCCCTGCGACCTCGGTCTTGGTGGTGGAGCCGGAGTCCTTCGACGACACCGCCCGGTCCCTGGCTGCAGGCGAACGGGTCGGGCATCCGCAAGGGGCGCCCTCGATCTGCGACGCCTTGATGGCGCCGACGCCGGGCGAACTGACCTGGCCGATCAACCGGCGGCTGGCCGGCGCCGTCGCCGTGTCGGACGCCGAGGTCGCCGAGGCGATGCGCTTCGCCTTCCGTCATCTGAAACTGGTGATCGAACCGGGCGGCGCAGTGTCTCTGGCGGCCCTTCTGACCGGCAAGGTTACGGCCAAAGGGCGTATGACCGCCATCATCCTGTCCGGCGCGAATGTCGATCCGGCGCTCTATGCCCAGATCATCGAAAGCCGGTTCACCGCCTGA
- a CDS encoding MaoC family dehydratase — protein sequence MTQAKELQALIGQEVGVSKWFEVDQARINAFADCTEDHQFIHVDPEAAKTTPFGGTIAHGFLTLSLASAMSYDAVAPLDGAVMGVNYGFDKLRFLNPVRVGSRIRGRFKLVSAEDKGGGRWLLKHELTVEIEGEDNPALFAEWLAMQMIAA from the coding sequence ATGACGCAGGCCAAAGAACTCCAGGCGCTGATCGGCCAGGAGGTCGGGGTGTCGAAATGGTTCGAGGTCGATCAGGCCCGGATCAATGCTTTCGCCGATTGCACCGAGGACCACCAGTTCATCCACGTCGATCCCGAGGCCGCCAAGACGACCCCTTTCGGCGGAACCATCGCCCACGGCTTTCTGACGCTGAGCCTGGCCTCGGCCATGAGCTATGACGCGGTCGCACCGCTGGACGGGGCGGTGATGGGCGTCAACTACGGCTTCGACAAACTGCGGTTTCTGAACCCTGTGCGCGTCGGATCGCGCATTCGCGGCCGCTTCAAGCTGGTGTCCGCCGAGGATAAGGGCGGCGGCCGTTGGCTGCTGAAGCATGAGCTGACGGTCGAGATCGAAGGCGAAGACAACCCGGCCCTGTTCGCCGAATGGCTGGCGATGCAGATGATCGCCGCTTAA